Proteins encoded together in one Pseudomonas sp. ADAK13 window:
- a CDS encoding 2OG-Fe(II) oxygenase, with product MPPTPLQERLANLNWDAIERDLDQQGNALIPGLLEHCECAALSSHYPRQDLFRSHVLMARHGFGRGEYKYFRYPLPSPICELREQLYGYLAPQANRWNERMNLPITYPAHHADFIARCHAAGQQRPTPLLLQYGPGDYNCLHQDLYGEHVFPLQVAILLSQPGEDFQGGELVLTEQRPRMQSRAHVVPLNKGDAVVFAVNQRPVPSVRGFHRVTLRHGVSVLHSGMRHTLGVIFHDAQ from the coding sequence ATGCCTCCTACTCCACTGCAAGAACGCCTGGCCAACCTGAACTGGGACGCGATCGAGCGAGACCTCGATCAACAGGGCAATGCGCTGATCCCGGGCCTGCTGGAGCATTGTGAATGCGCAGCACTCAGCAGCCATTATCCCCGACAGGACCTGTTTCGCTCCCACGTGCTGATGGCCAGGCACGGCTTTGGCCGTGGCGAGTACAAGTACTTCCGCTACCCGTTGCCCTCGCCGATCTGCGAGCTGCGTGAACAGCTGTATGGGTACCTGGCGCCCCAGGCTAATCGCTGGAACGAGCGGATGAACCTGCCGATCACCTACCCGGCGCACCATGCCGACTTCATCGCCCGCTGCCACGCCGCCGGGCAGCAACGCCCTACGCCGTTATTGCTGCAATATGGCCCCGGTGACTACAACTGCCTGCACCAGGATCTGTACGGCGAACATGTATTCCCCTTACAAGTGGCCATCCTGTTGTCGCAGCCGGGAGAGGATTTCCAGGGCGGCGAACTGGTACTGACCGAACAGCGGCCAAGAATGCAATCCCGTGCCCATGTCGTACCGCTGAACAAGGGCGACGCGGTGGTCTTCGCGGTCAATCAGCGACCCGTGCCCAGTGTGAGGGGCTTTCATCGGGTCACCTTGCGCCATGGGGTCAGTGTTCTGCACAGTGGCATGCGCCATACCTTGGGAGTGATTTTTCACGATGCGCAGTAA
- the alkB gene encoding DNA oxidative demethylase AlkB gives MRSKSNPGPTLDLFADEALRQPAGREQIGEQSCVLKGYALPWVERLLPELRRILAQSPFRQMVTPGGFTMSAALSSCGELGWTTDPTGYRYSPVDPNSGQPWPALPEALRQLAITAAADAGFADFEPDACLINRYVPGAKMSLHQDKNERNYAAPVVSVSLGLPAIFLFGGHERSDKPQKVSLFHGDVVVWGGVDRLRFHGVMPIKPGTHPVMGPQRINLTFRTAG, from the coding sequence ATGCGCAGTAAGAGCAATCCCGGCCCCACCCTCGATCTGTTTGCCGACGAGGCCTTGCGGCAACCCGCGGGGCGCGAGCAAATCGGCGAGCAGTCCTGCGTGCTCAAGGGCTATGCCCTGCCCTGGGTCGAGCGTTTGCTGCCGGAACTGCGGCGCATATTGGCCCAGTCGCCGTTCCGGCAAATGGTCACGCCGGGCGGTTTTACCATGTCGGCGGCGTTGAGCAGTTGTGGGGAGTTGGGCTGGACAACCGATCCCACGGGCTATCGCTACTCCCCGGTAGACCCCAACAGCGGACAACCTTGGCCAGCACTGCCCGAGGCACTGCGCCAACTGGCGATCACGGCCGCAGCAGATGCGGGTTTCGCTGATTTCGAGCCGGATGCCTGCCTGATCAACCGCTACGTGCCGGGGGCCAAAATGTCCCTGCATCAGGACAAAAACGAGCGCAACTACGCAGCCCCGGTGGTCTCGGTGTCCCTGGGTTTGCCGGCGATCTTTCTGTTCGGCGGCCATGAACGGAGCGACAAGCCACAAAAGGTCTCGCTGTTCCATGGCGATGTGGTGGTGTGGGGCGGCGTGGACCGCCTGCGCTTTCATGGCGTGATGCCGATCAAGCCCGGCACTCATCCGGTGATGGGGCCGCAGCGTATCAACCTGACATTTCGAACCGCCGGATGA
- the ada gene encoding bifunctional DNA-binding transcriptional regulator/O6-methylguanine-DNA methyltransferase Ada, which produces MTARHATEQDPRWAAIVARDAKADLTFVYGVKTTGVYCRPSSSARRPRPENVEFFDTPQQAEAAGYRPNKRYSGDQTQVAARHAQLVAGACRHIEQAETLPSLEALAALAGLSPFHFHRVFKAVTGLTPKRYASAHRSRKVRDGLKDQHSVTDALYDAGFNSNSRFYEAADQLLGMKPGDYKAGGTNTDIRFAVGECSLGAILVAQSNRGVCAILLGDDPDKLVRDLQDQFPRANLLGADHDFEQLIAQVVGFIEAPALGLDLPLDLRGTAFQERVWQALREIPVGCTASYAEIAQRIGAPTAYRAVAQACGANSLAVAIPCHRVVRADGNLSGYRWGVERKRQLLQRESPAES; this is translated from the coding sequence ATGACCGCGCGCCACGCCACCGAACAAGATCCACGCTGGGCCGCCATCGTCGCCCGCGACGCCAAGGCTGACTTGACCTTCGTCTACGGTGTGAAAACCACCGGCGTGTACTGCCGCCCCAGCAGCTCCGCACGGCGGCCGCGCCCGGAGAACGTCGAATTCTTCGACACCCCGCAACAGGCCGAAGCCGCGGGCTACCGACCCAACAAACGCTATTCGGGCGACCAGACCCAAGTCGCCGCACGCCATGCGCAACTGGTGGCAGGCGCCTGCCGACACATCGAGCAAGCCGAAACCTTGCCGTCCCTTGAAGCCTTGGCCGCCCTCGCCGGCTTGAGCCCGTTCCATTTTCATCGGGTGTTCAAAGCGGTGACCGGCCTGACGCCCAAGCGGTACGCCAGCGCCCACCGCTCGCGCAAGGTGCGTGACGGGCTCAAGGACCAACACTCGGTAACCGACGCGCTGTACGACGCGGGCTTCAATTCCAACAGCCGCTTTTACGAAGCTGCCGACCAATTGCTCGGCATGAAGCCTGGCGACTACAAAGCCGGCGGCACCAACACAGACATCCGTTTTGCCGTCGGCGAATGCTCATTGGGCGCGATCCTGGTGGCGCAGAGCAATCGCGGCGTATGCGCGATCCTGCTGGGGGATGACCCGGACAAACTGGTGCGCGACCTACAGGACCAGTTTCCCCGTGCCAATCTATTGGGCGCCGATCACGACTTCGAACAATTGATCGCCCAGGTGGTGGGCTTCATCGAAGCGCCGGCCCTGGGCCTGGATTTGCCCCTGGATTTGCGTGGCACCGCGTTTCAGGAACGGGTTTGGCAGGCCTTGCGGGAAATCCCGGTGGGTTGCACCGCCAGCTACGCCGAGATCGCCCAGCGCATCGGCGCCCCGACTGCCTACCGCGCCGTGGCTCAAGCGTGTGGCGCCAACAGCCTGGCCGTGGCGATTCCCTGCCACCGTGTCGTGCGCGCCGACGGTAACCTGTCGGGCTATCGCTGGGGCGTTGAACGCAAACGCCAACTGCTGCAGCGCGAAAGCCCGGCAGAATCCTGA
- a CDS encoding CGNR zinc finger domain-containing protein, which yields MTAITPSPLEPYVLADHPVLDMLNTRANVDGVPFEFWQGDGDVERWLVRLGWCDEGTVPVFEEGALLGAARGLREVIRQLLEQRKAGEQGDPGALNAFLRKAVSHPQLAWPAPGELRLERQRKQQTAEQFLAPIAEAAATLLVEGDFGLIRTCEHPECVLWFYDRTKGHKRRWCSMALCGNRHKVAEFRKRKLH from the coding sequence ATGACCGCCATCACCCCATCCCCGTTGGAACCCTACGTTCTGGCCGACCATCCGGTGCTGGACATGCTCAATACCCGGGCGAATGTCGACGGCGTGCCATTTGAATTCTGGCAAGGCGATGGCGATGTCGAGCGCTGGCTGGTGCGGCTGGGCTGGTGCGATGAGGGCACGGTGCCGGTGTTCGAGGAGGGCGCGCTGCTGGGCGCGGCGCGGGGCTTGCGGGAGGTGATCCGGCAGTTGCTCGAACAGCGCAAGGCCGGCGAGCAGGGCGACCCTGGCGCACTCAATGCATTTTTGCGCAAGGCGGTCAGTCACCCGCAGCTGGCTTGGCCGGCACCTGGCGAGTTGCGCCTGGAGCGACAGCGCAAACAGCAAACCGCTGAGCAGTTCCTGGCACCGATTGCCGAAGCCGCTGCGACGTTGCTGGTGGAAGGGGATTTCGGGTTGATCCGCACCTGTGAGCATCCCGAGTGCGTGCTGTGGTTTTACGACCGTACCAAGGGGCACAAGCGCCGCTGGTGCAGCATGGCGCTGTGTGGCAACCGGCATAAGGTGGCGGAGTTTCGCAAACGTAAACTCCACTAA
- a CDS encoding alpha/beta fold hydrolase gives MSISTPVVRYQHVDADGVRIFYREAGDPSAPVMLLLHGFPSSSHMYRDLIPLLATRYRVIAPDLPGFGFTEVPTERNYHYSFDNLALTVGHFVDALQLSRYALYVFDYGAPVGLRLAVAHPERVSALVSQNGNAYLEGLGDAWAPIRAYWAEPSQANREVIRHAVISLEGTRYQYLHGVPQPELVAPESYMLDVLLMQRPGNDEIQLDLFLDYRNNLTLYPAFQAFFKATQVPALVIWGQNDPFFIPPGAHAYSRDNANAVVELLDTGHFALETHAAHIAQRIHEVLGHAID, from the coding sequence ATGTCGATTTCAACCCCAGTGGTTCGCTACCAGCACGTTGATGCCGATGGCGTGCGCATCTTCTACCGCGAAGCCGGCGACCCGTCCGCCCCCGTGATGTTGCTGCTGCATGGTTTCCCCAGTTCGTCCCATATGTACCGCGACCTGATCCCGCTGCTTGCCACCCGCTACCGGGTCATCGCGCCAGACCTGCCTGGTTTCGGCTTCACCGAAGTCCCCACCGAACGCAATTACCACTACAGTTTCGACAACCTGGCGCTCACCGTCGGCCATTTCGTCGACGCCCTGCAGCTCAGCCGCTATGCCCTGTATGTGTTCGACTACGGCGCGCCGGTGGGCCTGCGCCTGGCGGTGGCGCACCCGGAACGGGTCAGCGCGCTGGTGTCGCAAAACGGCAACGCGTACCTGGAAGGCTTGGGTGACGCCTGGGCGCCGATCCGCGCCTATTGGGCCGAACCCAGCCAGGCCAATCGCGAGGTGATTCGCCATGCCGTCATCAGCCTGGAAGGCACGCGCTATCAGTACCTGCATGGCGTCCCGCAACCGGAGTTGGTCGCACCAGAGTCCTACATGCTCGACGTGCTTTTGATGCAGCGCCCCGGCAATGACGAGATCCAGCTGGACCTGTTCCTCGACTACCGCAACAACCTGACGCTGTACCCGGCGTTCCAGGCGTTTTTCAAGGCCACGCAAGTGCCGGCGCTGGTGATCTGGGGCCAGAACGATCCGTTCTTCATCCCGCCGGGCGCCCATGCCTACAGCCGCGACAACGCCAACGCGGTGGTGGAATTACTCGACACCGGCCACTTCGCCCTGGAAACCCACGCCGCGCATATTGCCCAGCGGATTCATGAGGTATTGGGCCACGCCATCGACTGA
- a CDS encoding NAD(P)H-dependent flavin oxidoreductase: MSTWPDTRILDLLGIELPIIQGPMANATSTAMVIAVNQAGALGSMPAAALSIEQLREALSVIRQASSRPLNVNFFCHQPPAPDAERDLQWKNLLETYYRELGADFDAPTPVSNRAPFNNAACEVVEEFRPEVVSFHFGLPEKSLLDRVKATGAKVLSSATTVEEAIWLEQHGCDAIIAMGAEAGGHRGMFLSDDLNTQIGTMALVPQIVDAVSVPVIAAGGIGDARGIVAAFALGASAVQIGTAYLFTPEATVSKSHHHALRNAQASETALTNLFTGRPARGIVNRVMRELGAINPTAPAFPLSGGALMPLKAKDEAGFSNLWSGQALRLGKDISTYDLTLELAAQTLEKLGRR, encoded by the coding sequence ATGAGCACCTGGCCAGACACCCGAATTCTTGACCTGCTGGGCATTGAGTTACCGATCATCCAGGGGCCCATGGCCAATGCCACCAGCACGGCGATGGTGATTGCCGTCAACCAGGCCGGCGCTCTCGGCTCGATGCCCGCCGCAGCACTGAGCATCGAGCAATTACGCGAAGCGCTCTCTGTCATTCGCCAGGCCAGTTCGCGGCCACTCAACGTCAATTTCTTCTGCCATCAGCCACCGGCGCCGGATGCTGAGCGCGACCTTCAGTGGAAGAACCTGCTGGAAACCTACTACCGCGAACTGGGCGCCGACTTTGACGCGCCTACGCCCGTCTCCAACCGCGCACCGTTCAACAATGCCGCCTGTGAAGTGGTGGAAGAGTTCCGTCCGGAAGTCGTGAGTTTTCACTTCGGCCTGCCGGAAAAATCCCTGCTGGACCGAGTCAAGGCCACCGGCGCGAAAGTGCTGTCGTCGGCCACCACCGTTGAAGAAGCCATCTGGCTGGAGCAGCACGGCTGCGACGCAATCATTGCCATGGGCGCCGAAGCCGGCGGCCATCGCGGGATGTTCCTCAGCGACGACCTCAATACCCAGATTGGCACCATGGCCCTGGTGCCACAGATCGTCGACGCGGTGAGCGTGCCGGTGATCGCAGCCGGCGGCATCGGTGATGCACGGGGCATTGTCGCCGCCTTTGCCCTCGGCGCCTCGGCGGTGCAGATCGGCACGGCGTACCTGTTTACCCCTGAAGCAACGGTGTCGAAGTCACACCACCACGCCTTGCGCAACGCCCAGGCCAGTGAAACCGCGCTGACGAACCTGTTCACCGGGCGCCCGGCACGGGGCATCGTCAACCGGGTGATGCGTGAACTGGGCGCGATCAACCCGACGGCACCGGCGTTTCCGCTGTCCGGTGGTGCGTTGATGCCGCTCAAGGCCAAGGATGAAGCCGGCTTCAGTAACTTGTGGTCGGGCCAGGCACTGCGCCTGGGCAAAGACATCTCCACCTATGACCTGACACTGGAACTGGCCGCGCAAACCCTGGAAAAACTCGGCCGACGCTGA
- the modA gene encoding molybdate ABC transporter substrate-binding protein, with product MMIRASRLAPTALATLIAAFAFSSAHADEVQVAVAANFTAPIQAIAADFEKDTGHKLVAAYGATGQFYTQIKNGAPFEVFLSADDTTPQKLEAEGETVKGSRFTYAVGTLALWSAKEGYVDAKGEVLKKNEFQHLSIANPKAAPYGLAATQVLAKEGLTEKVKDKIVEGQNITQAYQFVSTGNAELGFVALSQIYKDGKVTSGSAWIVPSSMHDPIKQDAVILTKGKDSAAAKALVEYLKGPKAAAVIKSYGYEL from the coding sequence ATGATGATTCGCGCCTCACGCCTGGCCCCCACGGCCCTCGCTACCCTGATCGCTGCGTTTGCCTTTTCTTCGGCGCATGCCGATGAAGTACAGGTGGCCGTGGCTGCCAACTTCACCGCACCGATCCAGGCGATTGCCGCCGACTTTGAAAAAGACACCGGCCATAAACTGGTCGCGGCCTACGGCGCCACCGGCCAGTTCTACACCCAGATCAAGAACGGCGCGCCGTTTGAAGTGTTCCTCAGCGCCGACGACACCACCCCGCAGAAACTCGAAGCCGAAGGCGAAACCGTCAAGGGTTCGCGCTTCACCTACGCAGTCGGCACTCTGGCGCTGTGGTCGGCCAAGGAAGGCTACGTGGATGCCAAAGGCGAAGTACTGAAGAAGAATGAATTCCAGCACCTGTCCATCGCCAACCCGAAAGCCGCGCCGTATGGCCTGGCCGCCACCCAGGTACTGGCGAAGGAAGGCTTGACCGAGAAGGTCAAGGACAAGATCGTTGAAGGCCAGAACATCACCCAGGCCTATCAGTTCGTGTCCACCGGCAACGCCGAGCTGGGTTTTGTCGCGCTGTCGCAGATCTACAAGGACGGCAAAGTCACCAGCGGTTCGGCCTGGATCGTGCCCTCTTCGATGCATGACCCGATCAAGCAAGACGCGGTGATCCTCACCAAAGGCAAGGACAGTGCAGCCGCCAAGGCCCTGGTTGAATACCTGAAAGGTCCGAAAGCCGCCGCGGTGATCAAGTCCTACGGTTACGAGCTGTAA
- the modB gene encoding molybdate ABC transporter permease subunit — MPLSSADFSAIWLTLKLASLTTVILLIIGTPIALWLSRTRSWWRGPIGAVVALPLVLPPTVIGFYLLLTMGPNGYFGQFTQWLGLGTLTFSFAGLVIGSVIYSMPFVVQPLQNAFSAIGTRPLEVAATLRANPWDTFFSVILPLARPGFITASILGFAHTVGEFGVVLMIGGNIPNKTRVVSVQIYDHVEAMEYAQAHWLAGSMVVFSFLVLLALYSSRKTKAGWS; from the coding sequence ATGCCGCTGTCGAGTGCCGATTTTTCCGCGATCTGGCTGACCCTGAAGCTGGCGTCACTGACCACGGTCATCCTGCTGATCATCGGCACTCCGATCGCCCTGTGGCTGTCGCGCACCCGTTCGTGGTGGCGCGGCCCCATTGGCGCCGTGGTGGCCTTGCCGCTGGTGTTGCCACCCACGGTGATCGGCTTCTACCTGCTGTTGACCATGGGGCCCAACGGCTACTTCGGCCAGTTCACCCAATGGCTGGGCCTGGGCACCCTGACGTTCAGCTTTGCCGGGCTGGTAATCGGCTCGGTGATCTATTCCATGCCGTTCGTGGTGCAGCCGTTGCAAAACGCCTTCTCCGCCATCGGCACTCGCCCACTGGAAGTGGCCGCGACCTTGCGGGCCAATCCCTGGGACACCTTCTTCAGCGTGATCTTGCCCCTGGCGCGCCCGGGGTTTATCACGGCGTCGATTCTCGGTTTTGCCCACACCGTCGGCGAGTTCGGCGTGGTGCTGATGATCGGCGGCAATATTCCGAACAAGACCCGGGTGGTCTCGGTGCAGATCTACGACCATGTCGAAGCCATGGAATACGCCCAGGCCCATTGGCTGGCCGGCTCCATGGTGGTGTTTTCTTTCCTGGTGTTGCTGGCGCTCTACTCCAGCCGTAAAACCAAAGCGGGCTGGAGCTGA
- the modC gene encoding molybdenum ABC transporter ATP-binding protein translates to MIEVRLQLKYSGFALDVDLQLPGRGVTALYGHSGSGKTTCLRCIAGLERAEEGFVQINDEVWQDSRKGLFVPPHKRALGYVFQEASLFPHLSVLANLEFGLKRIPRQQRRVEMSHATELLGIGHLLDRHPQHLSGGERQRIGIARALLTSPSLLLMDEPLAALDSKRKSEILPYLERLHDELEIPVLYVSHAQDEVARLADHIVLLSDGKALASGPIGETLARLDLPMALGDDAGVVINGTVCAYDEHYQLLTLQLPASQLQMRVAHAPLALGKQLRFKIQARDVSLSLQAEEHSSILNRLPVTVTQEIPADNAAHVLVSLDAAGTPLLARITRYSRDQLQLHPGQTLWAQIKAVAVLA, encoded by the coding sequence ATGATCGAGGTGCGCCTGCAACTGAAGTACTCCGGGTTTGCCCTGGACGTCGACCTGCAACTGCCAGGCCGCGGGGTGACGGCGCTGTACGGTCATTCCGGCTCCGGCAAGACCACTTGCCTGCGCTGCATCGCCGGGCTGGAGCGGGCCGAAGAAGGCTTCGTGCAAATCAACGACGAAGTCTGGCAAGACAGCCGTAAAGGCCTGTTCGTGCCACCGCACAAGCGCGCCCTGGGCTACGTGTTTCAGGAAGCCAGCCTGTTCCCGCATTTGTCGGTGCTGGCCAATCTTGAGTTCGGCCTCAAGCGCATCCCGCGCCAACAACGACGCGTGGAGATGAGCCACGCCACCGAACTGTTGGGCATCGGCCACCTGCTGGACCGCCATCCGCAGCACCTTTCCGGCGGCGAACGCCAGCGCATCGGCATCGCCCGCGCGCTGCTCACCAGCCCGAGCCTGCTGCTGATGGACGAACCCTTGGCGGCGCTGGACAGCAAACGCAAAAGCGAAATCCTGCCGTACCTCGAACGCCTGCACGACGAACTGGAAATTCCGGTGCTGTACGTCAGCCATGCCCAGGACGAAGTGGCGCGCCTGGCCGATCACATCGTGTTGCTCAGCGACGGCAAGGCCCTGGCCAGCGGCCCCATTGGCGAAACCCTGGCCCGGCTGGACCTGCCCATGGCCCTGGGTGACGACGCCGGCGTGGTGATCAACGGCACCGTCTGTGCCTACGATGAGCACTACCAATTACTGACCCTGCAACTGCCCGCCAGCCAATTGCAGATGCGCGTGGCCCATGCACCGCTGGCGCTGGGCAAACAGCTGCGTTTCAAGATCCAGGCCCGGGACGTCAGCCTGAGCCTGCAAGCCGAGGAACACAGCAGCATCCTCAATCGCCTGCCGGTGACCGTGACCCAGGAGATTCCTGCAGACAACGCCGCCCACGTGCTGGTGAGCCTCGACGCGGCCGGTACACCACTGCTGGCGCGCATCACCCGGTACTCACGGGACCAGTTGCAACTGCATCCGGGCCAGACGTTATGGGCGCAGATCAAGGCGGTGGCGGTACTGGCCTGA